The Methylocystis bryophila genome contains the following window.
GCGACGACGAGTCTTCGAGCCCCTGGGGCTCCAAGGTGCTTCGATTCGGTCCCCAAGCCTCATCGAAAAGAGGAGGGAGCAGGGGCGAGAGCCGAAGATTTTTATCAGGAGCTCCGATCCATTTGCCTAGATCACGATGCGTTTGAGCGGAGCCGCTCAAACGCAGATAACGTGATCGATTCCAAAGTTTTAGAGCGCGACTGGCGCGAAAAACCGGTTCCCACTTTTTCCCATCGCGCTCTATGCCGCAATTTGGCGCGCGATCTCAAGAAAAGGTCAACCTTAACCCCTCACAATGGCTGAAGCCGCGATTCTCCGGCGGAGGAGTGGAGAGACATGCCGAGCTTGCGCGAGAAGGTCATCGATGCGGGGATGCGTCTGCTCCGCGCGAGCGGCGCTCACGCGAACGCCTCGCTCGAAAGCGAGACTGCGCGGCCTTATCGCCCGAACGATTCCGCTCGAGCGGGAATGCGCTAGATTGCGGAGGCCGACCATTCGTTTCCACCTCTTCGATTCGGGCCGGGGGCGTCTCGCTTTGGGTCCGTCCTCGCGCGGCGTGGGGCTGCCCCTCACGGCGGCTTCGCTCGCGCTCGGCCTCGCCGTCCTCGCGCCTTTCCTTTTCGTCCTGCTCAGCGCGCGGCGGGAGCTCGCGGCGCTCGCGGTCGATCCGGCTCACGCCGCGTCGCTGCTCGAGCTGCACAAATCCCCCTTTCACGAGGCGGCGGCGGCGGGCGGGCGGTCGGTGCTGGCTGCGGCGTTTCTCGCGCAGACGCGCATCGCGGCCTTAGGCTTTTGCGCGATCGGAGCCTATTTCGCTTGGCGCGGCTACGCCAACCACCGGCCGCGCGCCTGGGGGCCTTTCTTCTGGGTTTCGGCCTTATGCCTGTTCTTCATTGCGCCCGTGCTGCTGCCAAAGCTCTCCGCGCAGCGCGCCGACTATGCCGTGACGGCGGTCGTGGGCGCGGCGCATGGCGTTGCAAAGCCGCGTCAGCAAGCCGTCGCCGTTCTGCCCCTGAAGCTCGATCCGACGACGGTGCTTGCAACCCGCGCGGGCCTCGCCGCCTTCGCCGCGGCTTTCCTTTCTTTGGCCTGCCACGACGCCGCTTTTCGCCTGCGCGAAGTGCTCATCGACCTCGGCTTGGCGGAGCCGGAGCCCCAAAAGCCCGGCTCGGGCGGCGCAGAGAACGAGGGAGTCGAGGAAAAGCTTCGCCGAGCCAAGAGAAAGCCGCAGGAACCGCGAAGAGAGGGGGAGGAAAGCCGGCCCGGACGACGAACTCGGGCGCGCAAGGCTGGAACGCCGGAAGACCCGCGGATTCGCGCTTTCGCGATGCTGGGCCTGCCCTCGGGCGCGAGCCGCGCCGAGATCGAAAAAGCCTTTCGCGCCAGGATCAAGCGCGCGCATCCAGACCATGGCGGCTCGGCCGAGCAGGCTGCGGCCTTGAACGAGGCGCGGAATCTCTTGTTGACTCACGGTTGAAGCCAGCGCCCCAGGCGGAGAAGTTTCGCGTGGCGTCGGCGAGGAGAGCGCCTATATTCAAAGCCAGCCTGCCGGAAAGCGCCGGCGCATCCGTCATGATCGGGATCGGAGCCTCAAATGAATTCCCTGGCCGTCGCAATATGCGGCGCAATCCTACTCTCCGCCGCCTTCGGCGTCTATTTGCGTCTGCGGCAGATCGCCTACGTCGGCGATCATCGAGGTGAGACACCGCCAGATTTCCGCGACAAAGTCACTGCGCAGGAGCATCGGCGGGCCGCCGACTACACTGTCGAGAACGCGAAGATCTCGATCGCCGAGACGCTTTACAGCGCTCTCGTCTCGCTCGCTTGGTTGCTCTTCTGGCTCGCGCCGCTCTATTGGGCGATCGCCGCGGTGACCGCCCCCGGACTTTGGCGCAGCCTCGCCATTACTCTGTCCTTCGCGGCGATCGCGAGCCTACTCGATCTTCCTTTCTCGCTCGCGCGCACCTTCTGGCTCGACGCGCGCTTCGGGCTGAACAAGCAGAGGCTCGGCGGCTTTCTTCTCGACTGGATAAAGTCCAGCGCGCTGGAGTTTGCGCTCGGCGCGCCGT
Protein-coding sequences here:
- a CDS encoding J domain-containing protein; this encodes MRRPTIRFHLFDSGRGRLALGPSSRGVGLPLTAASLALGLAVLAPFLFVLLSARRELAALAVDPAHAASLLELHKSPFHEAAAAGGRSVLAAAFLAQTRIAALGFCAIGAYFAWRGYANHRPRAWGPFFWVSALCLFFIAPVLLPKLSAQRADYAVTAVVGAAHGVAKPRQQAVAVLPLKLDPTTVLATRAGLAAFAAAFLSLACHDAAFRLREVLIDLGLAEPEPQKPGSGGAENEGVEEKLRRAKRKPQEPRREGEESRPGRRTRARKAGTPEDPRIRAFAMLGLPSGASRAEIEKAFRARIKRAHPDHGGSAEQAAALNEARNLLLTHG